A single window of Gopherus flavomarginatus isolate rGopFla2 chromosome 15, rGopFla2.mat.asm, whole genome shotgun sequence DNA harbors:
- the CORO1C gene encoding coronin-1C isoform X3 — protein sequence MVWQIPENGLTLSLTEPVVVLEGHSKRVGIVAWHPTARNVLLSAGCDNIVVIWNVGTGEALINLDDMHLDMIYNVSWNRNGSLICTASKDKKVRVIDPRKQEIVAEKERAHEGARPMRAIFLSDGNVFTTGFSRMSERQLALWNPKNMDEPIALHEMDTSNGVLLPFYDPDTNIIYLCGKGDSSIRYFEITDESPYVHYLNTFSSKEPQRGMGFMPKRGLDVNKCEIARFFKLHERKCEPIIMTVPRKSDLFQDDLYPDTAGPEAALEAEEWFEGKNADPILISLKHGYIPGKNRDLKVVKKNILDNKPAANKKSDLINTPKKAADTSNIQNEAKLDEILKELKSIKDTISNQDERISKLEQQMAKMTV from the exons GTATGGCAGATCCCAGAGAACGGACTCACTCTCTCCTTGACGGAGCCTGTGGTAGTTTTAGAAGGCCATTCAAAAAGAGTTGGCATCGTTGCTTGGCATCCAACTGCACGCaatgtgctgctcagtgcag GCTGTGATAATATAGTCGTCATCTGGAATGTGGGAACAGGTGAAGCCCTTATAAACCTGGATGACATGCATCTGGACATGATTTACAATGTGAGCTGGAATCGCAATGGCAGCCTGATCTGTACAGCTTCTAAAGACAAAAAAGTCCGAGTCATTGACCCTAGGAAACAAGAAATCGTTGCT GAGAAAGAGAGGGCCCATGAGGGAGCGCGGCCCATGAGAGCCATCTTCCTCTCTGATGGCAACGTCTTTACCACTGGCTTCAGCCGCATGAGTGAACGGCAGCTCGCCCTGTGGAATCCT AAAAATATGGATGAGCCAATAGCCCTGCACGAAATGGACACCAGCAATGGGGTGCTGCTTCCATTCTATGACCCAGACACCAATATCATTTACTTGTGTGGCAAG GGTGACAGCAGCATTCGCTACTTTGAGATCACAGATGAATCCCCATATGTCCACTACCTCAACACCTTCAGCAGCAAAGAACCGCAGAGGGGGATGGGGTTCATGCCAAAGAGGGGCCTGGATGTGAACAAGTGTGAGATCGCCAG atTCTTCAAACTTCACGAGCGGAAGTGTGAGCCCATTATCATGACTGTCCCCCGAAAG tctgaccttttcCAAGATGACCTGTATCCCGATACGGCTGGTCCTGAAGCAGCTCTGGAAGCTGAAGAGTGGTTTGAGGGGAAGAATGCTGATCCCATTCTCATTTCTTTGAAACATGGGTACATTCCAGGCAAAAACAGGGACCTCAAGGTGGTCAAAAAGAACATATTGGACAACAAGCCTGCAGCAAACAAGAAAAGTGATCTCATTAACACCCCAAAGAAAGCAGCAGACACATCAAATATT CAAAACGAAGCCAAATTGGATGAGATTTTGAAAGAGCTTAAATCTATAAAAGACACAATCTCCAATCAAGATGAGCGCATTTCCAAGTTAGAACAGCAGATGGCGAAGATGACAGTTTGA
- the LOC127034881 gene encoding zinc finger BED domain-containing protein 2-like, producing the protein MKQEEEEVVVRIEEEEVGNAGARRGAVPAHTHHGRGVRFSEVWEYFHLAPPRTGHHPSQYAACRLCGRQVSRGPGLNVGTTALWKHLRSMHREALEKSGHRQVNQCPVAHLPVVQHQPVAEGEWAHLMEQMGALALRASQREREVEKREKAVERRARAVERRERAVERRERAVEEEEKSLTERMLKMKAEEVQVRLKGTCERESALASAAALPMHFV; encoded by the coding sequence ATgaagcaggaagaggaggaggtggtCGTGAGGATAGAGGAGGAAGAGGTTGGTAACGCAGGAGCGCGGAGAGGTGCAGTGCCCGCCCACACACACCATGGCAGGGGAGTGAGATTTTCTGAGGTGTGGGAGTACTTCCACCTTGCCCCACCCCGGACTGGTCACCACCCCAGCCAATACGCTGCCTGCAGGCTCTGTGGCCGACAGGTCAGCCGTGGTCCAGGGCTGAACGTTGGGACCACCGCTCTGTGGAAACACCTGAGGAGCATGCACAGAGAGGCGCTGGAGAAGAGTGGGCACAGGCAGGTCAACCAATGCCCAGTGGCGCACTTGCCTGTGGTACAGCACCAGCCAGTCGCAGAGGGGGAATGGGCTCACCTCATGGAGCAGATGGGAGCGCTGGCTCTGCGTGCCAGCCAGCGGGAGAGGGAAGTGGAGAAGAGGGAGAAGGCCGTGGAACGCAGGGCAAGGGCTGTGGAGCGGCGCGAGAGGGCCGTGGAGCGGCGCGAAAGGGCcgtggaagaggaggagaaatctCTGACAGAGAGGATGCTGAAGATGAAGGCTGAGGAGGTTCAGGTGCGGCTGAAAGGCACATGCGAGAGGGAAAGTGCCctggcctcagctgctgctctccccatGCATTTTGTGTAG
- the SELPLG gene encoding P-selectin glycoprotein ligand 1 — MPAPILCWQPSSSQDQMAPIRATLLLLFSSLLQASAYKLPAIQLSGQDDTVRESTAAGGLPAAEGSQRGQWVWDTAGAGSTDFPVFNREKREAEVKSSNHSTEETTTTTSHHNTFSMTPSEHPMEEPKSSPDPELLEESTSQENLYDDSTATAEPLSDDSADNISTEVVKVTAGSHLDTPAKAAPTQGCSNVSSEAAVVGTEEILVSSTESMEHVSSVGPMGVKGLGESSPTSPPESQTESSDGVLLVKELASWRPGLSVVGKTHSPHVRPTAGGSVTAKVPLQELPIHTNILVGKCLLAIFILALVAATFIICTAVLATLLWRQKRICRVRRHNNTEMVCISALLPDSEPVANGEKPSKVKRMKMPTDNSSENEGDNLTVSSFLPDH, encoded by the exons ATGCCTGCGCCCATCCTTTGCTGGCAACCCTCTTCAAGCCAGG ATCAAATGGCTCCAATCCGGGccactttgctgctgctgttttcgaGCCTGCTCCAGGCCTCTGCTTACAAGCTGCCAGCCATCCAGCTCAGTGGCCAAGATGATACAGTTCGAGAGAGCACGGCAGCAGGCGGGCTTCCTGCAGCTGAGGGCTCTCAGCGGGGCCAGTGGGTGTGGGacacagcaggggctgggagcactgACTTCCCTGTGTTTAACCGTGAGAAGAGGGAAGCTGAGGTGAAGTCATCCAATCATTCCACTGAagagaccaccaccaccaccagccaccACAATACATTCTCCATGACTCCTTCAGAGCATCCCATGGAAGAACCCAAGTCCTCTCCAGATCCTGAACTGTTAGAAGAAAGTACGTCCCAAGAAAACCTATATGATGATTCTACCGCTACAGCAGAGCCATTGTCTGATGACAGTGCTGACAACATCTCCACAGAAGTGGTCAAAGTTACAGCGGGCAGCCATCTTGATACCCCAGCCAAGGCGGCCCCAACTCAGGGCTGCAGCAATGTCTCCTCAGAAGCGGCAGTCGTTGGGACAGAAGAAATCCTCGTGAGCAGCACAGAGAGCATGGAACATGTCTCCTCTGTTGGGCCAATGGGAGtgaaggggctgggggagagctcaCCTACTTCACCACCTGAATCTCAGACGGAGTCCTCTGACGGAGTCCTGCTTGTGAAGGAGTTGGCCAGTTGGAGGCCTGGCCTCTCTGTGGTGGGAAAGACGCATTCTCCTCACGTGAGGCCCACAGCGGGTGGCTCTGTCACAGCGAAAGTCCCCTTGCAGGAGCTGCCCATTCACACAAATATTCTGGTGGGGAAATGTTTGCTGGCCATCTTCATCCTAGCTCTTGTGGCTGCCACCTTCATCATCTGCACTGCCGTCCTCGCCACCCTGCTGTGGCGCCAGAAGCGTATCTGCCGGGTGCGCAGGCACAACAACACTGAGATGGTGTGTATCTCGGCCCTGCTGCCCGACAGCGAGCCGGTGGCCAATGGGGAGAAACCCAGCAAGGTAAAGAGGATGAAGATGCCCACGGACAACAGCTCAGAGAACGAAGGAGACAACCTGACTGTGAGCAGCTTCCTGCCGGACCATTAG